The proteins below come from a single Streptomyces tubercidicus genomic window:
- a CDS encoding CaiB/BaiF CoA transferase family protein, whose translation MAEPDNGPLNGVRVVELAGIGPGPFAAMLLADLGADVVRVDRPGGAGLGIDPAYDVTNRNKRSVLVDLKSPDGVAQVLALVERADVLVEGYRPGVAERLGVGPEECLARNPRLVYGRMTGWGQQGPLADTAGHDIGYIAITGALGMIGPPDGPPAIPANLLGDYAGGSLYLVIGVLAALQHARAEGGKGQVVDAAIVDGTAHLTAMIHGMLAAGGWQDRRGANLLDGGTPFYGTYETADGGYMAVGALEQRFYGDFIRLLGIEEEAPGRDDLAAWGALRTAIAARFKTRTREEWTAVFQESDACVAPVLSLREAPRHPHLAARGTFVEHGGITQPAPAPRFSHTPGAVRRPPARPGADTAEIARDWQIPGLLAPSPDAPAP comes from the coding sequence ATGGCAGAGCCAGACAACGGCCCACTGAACGGGGTGCGGGTGGTCGAACTCGCGGGCATCGGCCCCGGCCCCTTCGCGGCCATGCTCCTGGCCGACCTCGGCGCCGATGTCGTCCGTGTCGACCGGCCCGGAGGCGCGGGACTGGGCATCGACCCGGCCTACGACGTCACCAACCGCAACAAGCGCTCCGTACTGGTGGACCTGAAGAGCCCCGACGGGGTGGCGCAGGTGCTTGCGCTGGTCGAGCGCGCCGATGTGCTGGTGGAGGGGTACCGCCCCGGTGTGGCCGAGCGGCTCGGCGTGGGCCCCGAGGAGTGTCTGGCGCGCAACCCCCGGCTGGTTTACGGGCGGATGACGGGTTGGGGGCAGCAGGGCCCGCTCGCCGACACCGCCGGACACGACATCGGCTATATCGCCATCACGGGCGCGCTCGGCATGATCGGCCCACCCGACGGCCCGCCCGCCATCCCCGCCAACCTCCTCGGTGACTACGCCGGCGGCTCCCTCTACCTGGTCATCGGCGTCCTCGCCGCCCTCCAGCACGCCCGTGCCGAGGGAGGAAAGGGCCAGGTCGTGGACGCAGCCATCGTCGACGGCACGGCACATCTGACGGCGATGATCCACGGCATGCTGGCAGCCGGCGGCTGGCAGGACCGGCGCGGCGCCAACCTGCTCGATGGCGGGACGCCGTTCTACGGGACCTACGAGACCGCCGACGGCGGCTATATGGCGGTCGGCGCGCTGGAGCAGCGGTTCTATGGCGACTTCATCCGCCTGCTGGGCATCGAGGAGGAGGCCCCCGGCCGCGACGACCTCGCCGCATGGGGCGCCCTGCGTACCGCCATCGCCGCCCGCTTCAAGACCCGCACCCGCGAGGAGTGGACGGCCGTCTTTCAGGAGTCCGACGCCTGTGTGGCGCCCGTGCTCTCGCTGCGGGAGGCTCCGCGGCATCCGCATCTCGCCGCCCGCGGCACCTTCGTCGAGCACGGCGGGATCACCCAGCCCGCGCCCGCGCCGCGCTTCTCGCACACCCCCGGCGCGGTACGCAGACCGCCCGCGCGGCCCGGTGCGGACACCGCGGAGATCGCCCGGGACTGGCAGATCCCCGGCCTCCTCGCCCCGTCGCCCGACGCCCCCGCCCCGTAA
- a CDS encoding MmcQ/YjbR family DNA-binding protein — MAKAAEPAAVRERVRAFALGLPGAVEEFPWGESVIKVNKKVFVFLGVGDGSHPPGVTLKLTDPEAHAHALTSPGARPAGYGLGKSGWVRVPLAGPDAPPAELLCDWAEESYRVIAPKKLIAELDGV, encoded by the coding sequence ATGGCGAAGGCGGCCGAGCCGGCGGCGGTGCGGGAGCGGGTGCGGGCGTTCGCGCTCGGGCTTCCCGGGGCAGTGGAGGAGTTTCCCTGGGGTGAGAGCGTCATCAAGGTCAACAAGAAGGTCTTCGTGTTCCTCGGCGTCGGCGACGGCAGCCATCCGCCCGGGGTCACGCTGAAACTCACGGACCCGGAGGCGCATGCCCATGCGTTGACCTCTCCCGGCGCCCGGCCCGCGGGCTACGGCCTGGGCAAGTCCGGATGGGTGCGGGTTCCCCTGGCGGGACCGGATGCTCCGCCCGCCGAGCTGCTCTGCGACTGGGCCGAAGAGTCCTATCGCGTCATAGCCCCCAAGAAGCTCATCGCCGAGCTCGACGGGGTATAG
- a CDS encoding sialate:H+ symport family MFS transporter, whose protein sequence is MLPTDPPDRARRWWQEVTPPQWKAMFAAWIGYLLDGFDFVLITLVLTEIAADFRLSTATAASLISGAFITRWLGGAVLGALGDRYGRKTAMISSILLYSLGTFACGFAWDYTSLFVARLVIGLGMAGEYSASVTYVLESWPTRWRNRASGFLISGYAGGTVLAAELYRWVVPHWGWRWMFWIGVLPVLVALWVRRALPEAGDWQKEIGAATCSAEQRPNPFRPLFTGRIRSGINVALAVASSAALFCVFTPVGMGYVPWLSVIAALCLTAFAAQLGGRRGWLLYVSLMATVFCAFLYSWPIQALLPTYLKTGLGYAPGQVTDVMFYAGFGTMAGCCLAGFVGDRFGTRRAYAGTLLASLVFVFPVFAVRDSLPALGVLIFVLLALSQGISGILPKYLAGHFPTATRAASVGFVYNVGALGGAVAPVLGAHLAEGMSLGRALAVLTFGLTLVVIVLVGGNVPQRLGRSVDRQAPDDHLVPVGGGAGTLPPLPPVDFAPGSGSGKASPESAQW, encoded by the coding sequence ATGCTCCCCACGGATCCACCTGACCGGGCGCGGAGATGGTGGCAGGAGGTCACCCCGCCTCAGTGGAAGGCGATGTTCGCCGCCTGGATCGGCTACCTCCTCGACGGTTTCGACTTCGTCCTGATCACTCTGGTGCTGACCGAAATCGCCGCGGACTTCCGGCTGAGCACCGCCACCGCCGCCTCGCTGATCTCCGGCGCCTTCATCACCCGATGGCTGGGCGGCGCCGTCCTCGGCGCGCTGGGCGACCGCTACGGCCGTAAGACCGCCATGATCAGCAGCATCCTGCTCTACTCGCTCGGCACCTTCGCCTGCGGATTCGCCTGGGACTACACCAGCCTGTTCGTCGCCCGGCTGGTGATCGGCCTCGGCATGGCCGGGGAGTACAGCGCGAGTGTGACGTATGTACTGGAGAGCTGGCCCACCCGATGGCGCAACCGGGCCTCCGGATTCCTGATCTCCGGATACGCGGGCGGCACCGTCCTCGCCGCCGAGCTCTACCGGTGGGTCGTGCCTCACTGGGGCTGGCGCTGGATGTTCTGGATCGGTGTGCTGCCCGTCCTGGTGGCCCTCTGGGTGCGCAGGGCGCTGCCGGAGGCCGGGGACTGGCAGAAGGAGATCGGTGCCGCCACCTGTTCGGCGGAGCAGCGACCGAACCCCTTCCGGCCATTGTTCACGGGCCGGATCCGCTCCGGGATCAATGTGGCCCTGGCGGTGGCCTCCTCGGCGGCGCTGTTCTGCGTCTTCACACCCGTGGGCATGGGATATGTCCCCTGGCTGTCCGTCATCGCGGCGCTGTGCCTGACCGCTTTCGCCGCCCAGCTCGGCGGGCGCCGGGGATGGCTGTTGTACGTGTCCCTGATGGCGACGGTCTTCTGCGCGTTCCTCTACAGCTGGCCGATCCAGGCCCTGCTGCCCACCTACCTCAAGACCGGCCTCGGATACGCCCCCGGGCAGGTCACCGACGTGATGTTCTACGCGGGCTTCGGCACCATGGCCGGCTGCTGTCTGGCGGGCTTCGTCGGGGACCGGTTCGGTACCCGTCGCGCCTACGCGGGCACCCTGCTCGCCTCGCTTGTCTTCGTCTTCCCGGTCTTCGCGGTGCGGGACAGCTTGCCGGCGCTCGGTGTGCTGATCTTTGTGCTGCTCGCGCTCAGCCAGGGTATCTCCGGCATTCTGCCCAAGTACCTCGCCGGCCACTTTCCGACCGCCACCCGGGCCGCCTCGGTGGGCTTCGTCTACAACGTCGGCGCGCTGGGCGGGGCAGTGGCGCCCGTCCTCGGCGCCCATCTGGCCGAAGGCATGTCCCTGGGGCGGGCGCTCGCCGTGCTCACCTTCGGGCTGACGCTCGTCGTCATCGTTCTGGTGGGCGGCAATGTCCCTCAGCGGCTGGGGCGTTCGGTGGACCGTCAGGCGCCCGACGATCATCTGGTGCCGGTGGGCGGGGGAGCAGGGACCCTGCCCCCGCTCCCGCCCGTGGACTTCGCCCCCGGCTCCGGCTCCGGGAAGGCGTCGCCCGAGTCGGCGCAGTGGTGA
- a CDS encoding saccharopine dehydrogenase family protein codes for MPRQDTSGRAYDLVLYGATGFTGALTAAYLASHVPEGCRWALAGRSTAKLERLRDRLAQSDPSCAELPLLRADSGDPGSLRELAAGTRVLVTTVGPYLVHGEPLVAACAAAGTDYVDLCGEAEFIDRMYVRHEATARSSGARLVHASGFDSVPYDLGVRYTVGLLPEGVPIRVDGFVRTNAGFSGGTLSSALTAASRPVAMARAARERQRVEPRPVGRTVRAPFGPPVRSGETRTWGVPLPTLDPQIVARSAAALDRYGPDFRYRHYAGVRRLPIAVGGALGAGAVCALAQVPSARRWLSGRLEPGDGPSPERRARSWFKVRFVASGGGTRLITEVSGGDPGYDETAKMLAESALSLAFDDLPETAGQVTTAVAMGDALTARLQEAGIRFGVVQE; via the coding sequence ATGCCACGGCAGGACACCTCCGGACGGGCCTATGACCTCGTCCTCTACGGAGCGACCGGTTTCACCGGCGCCCTCACTGCCGCGTACCTGGCCTCCCACGTCCCCGAGGGCTGCCGCTGGGCACTGGCCGGGCGCAGCACCGCCAAACTGGAGCGGCTGCGCGACCGGTTGGCGCAGTCCGACCCGTCCTGCGCCGAGCTGCCGCTGCTGCGGGCGGACAGCGGCGATCCCGGCTCCTTGCGCGAGCTGGCCGCCGGCACCCGGGTGCTGGTGACGACCGTCGGTCCGTATCTGGTCCATGGCGAGCCGCTGGTGGCGGCCTGCGCCGCGGCGGGCACCGACTATGTCGATCTGTGCGGTGAGGCGGAGTTCATCGACCGGATGTACGTGCGGCACGAGGCGACGGCCCGCTCGTCCGGCGCGCGCCTGGTGCACGCGAGCGGCTTCGACTCCGTCCCGTACGACCTGGGGGTCCGCTACACGGTGGGGCTTCTTCCCGAAGGCGTGCCCATACGGGTCGATGGCTTCGTACGGACCAACGCGGGGTTCTCCGGCGGCACGCTGAGCTCGGCGCTGACCGCCGCCTCACGTCCGGTCGCCATGGCGCGGGCCGCCCGTGAGCGTCAGCGGGTCGAACCACGTCCGGTCGGCCGTACGGTACGCGCGCCCTTCGGCCCTCCTGTCAGGAGCGGCGAAACGCGCACCTGGGGTGTGCCGCTGCCGACCCTCGATCCGCAGATCGTCGCCCGCTCGGCCGCCGCGCTGGACCGTTACGGGCCGGACTTCCGCTATCGCCACTACGCGGGGGTGCGACGGCTGCCGATCGCCGTCGGCGGGGCGTTGGGGGCCGGGGCAGTGTGCGCGCTCGCCCAGGTGCCGTCCGCGCGGCGCTGGTTGTCGGGGCGTCTGGAGCCGGGGGACGGGCCGAGCCCCGAGCGGCGTGCGCGCAGCTGGTTCAAGGTGCGCTTCGTCGCCTCCGGCGGTGGCACACGGCTGATCACCGAGGTCTCAGGAGGCGACCCCGGCTACGACGAGACGGCGAAGATGCTCGCCGAGTCGGCGCTCAGCCTGGCCTTCGACGACCTGCCGGAGACCGCGGGTCAAGTGACGACGGCGGTGGCCATGGGGGACGCGCTGACGGCTCGCCTCCAGGAGGCGGGCATCAGGTTCGGCGTCGTCCAGGAGTAG
- a CDS encoding endonuclease V, producing MDTPGMISCDDELRHWPADEAQARTVQDRLRPCVRLDEAGPEPGFEGTVVGVDVAYDDARNVVAAAAVALDARTRAVVDRATAVGQVSFPYVPGLLAFREIPTVLDALGRLARTPDLVVCDGYGLAHPRRFGLASHLGVLTGLPTIGVAKNPFTFRYAPPGPERGATSPLLDGTEEVGRALRTQTGVKPVFVSVGHRTDLDRACAHTLHLAPDYRLPETTRAADALCRRALAEA from the coding sequence ATGGACACTCCCGGAATGATCTCCTGCGACGACGAACTGCGGCACTGGCCGGCCGACGAAGCCCAGGCGCGGACCGTCCAGGACCGGTTGCGGCCCTGTGTACGCCTCGATGAAGCGGGTCCGGAACCGGGGTTCGAGGGCACCGTGGTCGGGGTGGATGTCGCCTACGACGACGCACGAAATGTCGTCGCCGCGGCCGCCGTCGCCCTGGACGCCCGCACCCGCGCCGTCGTCGACCGGGCCACCGCCGTCGGGCAAGTCTCCTTCCCGTACGTCCCCGGCCTGCTCGCGTTCCGTGAGATCCCCACCGTGCTCGATGCCCTCGGGCGCCTCGCCCGCACTCCTGACCTGGTGGTCTGCGACGGCTACGGGCTGGCGCACCCGCGCCGCTTCGGGCTCGCCAGCCACCTGGGAGTGCTGACCGGGCTGCCCACCATCGGTGTCGCCAAGAATCCCTTCACCTTCCGGTACGCACCTCCTGGCCCGGAGCGCGGTGCCACCTCGCCGCTGCTGGATGGGACCGAGGAGGTAGGACGTGCGCTGCGCACCCAAACAGGCGTCAAACCGGTCTTCGTCTCTGTAGGGCACCGCACCGACCTGGACCGGGCCTGTGCGCACACCCTCCACCTGGCGCCCGATTACCGGCTTCCGGAGACGACCCGGGCCGCCGACGCACTGTGCCGCAGGGCGCTCGCCGAGGCCTGA
- a CDS encoding amidase — MSDALHQLDATDLAARLRRGEISAREVVQAHLDRIERVNPAVNAIVTLDPEGALTAAAHADERLARGAAVPPLHGLPIAFKDTRLTRGMRTTHGSPLFADHIPDHDDLLVDRLQRAGAIRLGKTNVPEFAAGSHTFNAVFGTTRNPYDLTRSAGGSSGGAAAALAAGMQPLADGSDMGGSLRNPASFCNVVGLRPTPGRVPSPPGSDLWDTLSVPGPMGRTVADTALLLSAMAGPDPRCPFSLETPGAAFRVPLDRDLRGLRIAWAPDLGGCAPADPEVLAVLEPQLRVLEELGCRVDTACPDLDGADETFRTLRAHTFDLALGDLLDSAPQALKPSIVWNIEEGRRLTVADLRTATAIRRRLYLGMLDFFSGYDLLLAPVSQVTPFDAELEYPHEVAGRPTHSYLDWMRSAYLISVLGVPALSVPAGFTPGGLPVGLQFIGAPRADLAVLEAGHAYESATRHGRRHPDLPTA; from the coding sequence ATGTCCGACGCGCTCCACCAGCTCGACGCCACCGACCTCGCTGCCCGGTTGCGCCGCGGCGAGATCTCCGCCCGAGAGGTCGTACAGGCCCATCTCGACCGCATCGAACGCGTCAATCCGGCCGTCAACGCGATCGTCACCCTCGACCCGGAGGGCGCCCTCACCGCGGCCGCACACGCCGACGAGCGACTCGCCCGGGGCGCCGCCGTCCCGCCCCTGCACGGACTGCCGATCGCCTTCAAGGACACCCGTCTCACCCGCGGTATGCGCACCACACACGGCTCACCGCTCTTCGCCGACCACATCCCTGACCACGACGATCTGCTGGTCGACCGGCTCCAGCGGGCGGGCGCCATCCGCCTCGGCAAGACCAACGTGCCCGAATTCGCCGCCGGTTCGCACACCTTCAACGCCGTCTTCGGCACCACCCGTAATCCGTACGACCTCACGCGTTCGGCCGGTGGCAGTAGTGGCGGCGCCGCCGCGGCACTCGCAGCCGGGATGCAGCCCCTTGCCGACGGCAGTGACATGGGCGGCTCACTCCGCAACCCCGCCTCCTTCTGCAATGTGGTCGGACTGCGGCCGACTCCTGGCCGCGTTCCTTCGCCGCCCGGCAGCGACCTCTGGGACACCCTGTCGGTCCCGGGCCCCATGGGGCGGACCGTCGCCGACACCGCGCTGCTGCTCTCGGCGATGGCCGGTCCGGATCCGCGGTGTCCCTTCAGTCTGGAGACACCGGGGGCGGCGTTCCGTGTGCCGCTCGACCGCGACCTGCGCGGGCTGCGTATCGCCTGGGCTCCCGACCTGGGGGGATGCGCGCCGGCCGACCCGGAGGTACTCGCCGTCCTGGAGCCGCAGTTGAGGGTCCTGGAGGAGCTCGGCTGCCGCGTCGACACCGCCTGCCCGGACCTCGACGGCGCCGATGAGACCTTCCGTACGCTGCGGGCGCACACCTTCGACCTGGCCCTCGGTGACCTGCTCGACTCCGCCCCACAGGCCCTCAAACCCAGCATCGTCTGGAATATTGAAGAGGGCCGCCGGCTGACCGTGGCCGACCTCCGCACGGCCACCGCGATCCGCCGCCGGCTGTACCTCGGCATGCTGGATTTCTTCTCCGGGTACGACCTGCTCCTCGCCCCGGTCAGCCAAGTCACGCCGTTCGACGCGGAGCTGGAGTATCCACACGAGGTCGCGGGGCGGCCCACCCACAGCTATCTGGACTGGATGCGGTCCGCCTACCTCATCTCGGTGCTGGGCGTACCCGCCTTGTCGGTCCCGGCGGGATTCACCCCGGGCGGTCTGCCCGTGGGACTCCAGTTCATCGGTGCACCCCGCGCCGATCTGGCCGTCCTCGAAGCCGGTCATGCCTACGAGTCCGCGACGCGGCACGGGCGGCGGCACCCGGACCTGCCCACGGCCTGA
- a CDS encoding YciI family protein, which produces MFVLELTYTAPLERVDAVLEQHVEWLQKEYAAGHFLAAGRKVPRDGGVILAAGMDRAAVERIVSEDPFTRAGVCEYRITEFVATTTAPAMEQYREQLPS; this is translated from the coding sequence ATGTTCGTACTGGAACTGACTTATACCGCGCCCCTCGAGCGCGTCGACGCCGTCCTTGAGCAGCATGTGGAGTGGCTGCAGAAGGAGTACGCCGCCGGGCACTTCCTCGCCGCCGGGCGCAAGGTGCCACGGGACGGAGGCGTCATCCTCGCCGCCGGGATGGACCGTGCCGCCGTCGAGCGGATCGTTTCCGAGGACCCGTTCACGCGCGCCGGGGTGTGTGAGTACCGGATCACGGAGTTCGTGGCGACGACGACCGCCCCGGCAATGGAGCAGTACCGGGAGCAGTTGCCCTCCTGA
- a CDS encoding sugar porter family MFS transporter, which yields MSIATLSATPPPPSSKTAHRTGRMFALTGAVVGVIYGYDTGSISGALVFLSKDFHLTETEKGLVNSILVFGSIVGALIGGKLADALGRKAAMLIVAGSYAVFVALSAVAPNVVVLDTVRFLLGVAIGISIVAAPLYVAESTPARIRGASVAAYQVATVAGIVLTYFVNWGLSGGGHWRWMLGLSAIPAALVMIPLLRLPDTPRWYVLKGRTERAVEVMAMTDPDVDPRVEVASVEAALAEESGGSARSLLRKPYARAAVFVVGLGFFCQITGINAVTYYSPQIFEEMGFTGSGQNFLLPSFVQLASLAATVLAILIIDRLGRRVVLLCGIGTMTVMLAVLTAVFGAGELQGATTWVGFAAILLFTAAFNFGFGSLIWVYASEAFPAQLRSTGASVMLTADLVANLLIAQFFPSVMAWAGAARTFAGLGVLALAALVFASVTAPETKGRQLEEIQDFWRNGGRWPASAAVPTSASSGAHGDSAVPPTTTS from the coding sequence ATGTCCATTGCCACGCTCTCGGCGACGCCCCCGCCGCCCTCATCCAAGACCGCACACCGCACGGGCAGAATGTTCGCGCTCACCGGCGCCGTCGTCGGCGTCATCTATGGCTACGACACCGGCAGCATCTCCGGCGCCCTGGTGTTCCTGAGCAAGGACTTCCATCTCACCGAGACGGAAAAGGGCCTGGTCAACAGCATTTTGGTGTTCGGGTCCATCGTCGGCGCGCTGATCGGCGGCAAGCTCGCCGACGCCCTGGGCCGTAAGGCCGCGATGCTGATCGTCGCCGGCTCGTACGCCGTCTTCGTCGCCCTCTCCGCGGTCGCACCCAATGTCGTCGTGCTGGACACCGTCCGCTTCCTGCTCGGCGTCGCCATCGGCATCTCGATCGTCGCCGCCCCGCTCTATGTCGCCGAATCGACCCCGGCGCGCATCCGCGGAGCCTCCGTCGCCGCGTACCAAGTGGCTACGGTCGCGGGCATCGTTCTCACGTACTTCGTCAACTGGGGCCTGTCCGGCGGGGGCCACTGGCGCTGGATGCTCGGCCTCTCCGCGATCCCCGCCGCCCTCGTCATGATCCCGCTGCTCCGGCTGCCGGACACCCCGCGCTGGTATGTGCTCAAGGGGCGCACGGAACGAGCCGTCGAGGTCATGGCCATGACCGACCCCGATGTCGATCCGCGTGTGGAGGTCGCGTCCGTGGAAGCCGCGCTCGCGGAGGAGAGCGGAGGGTCGGCGCGCTCCTTGCTACGCAAGCCCTACGCCCGCGCCGCGGTCTTCGTTGTCGGCCTCGGGTTCTTCTGTCAGATCACCGGCATCAACGCCGTGACGTACTACAGCCCGCAGATCTTCGAGGAGATGGGCTTCACCGGCAGCGGCCAGAACTTCCTGCTGCCGTCCTTCGTCCAACTCGCCTCGCTGGCCGCGACGGTGCTCGCCATCCTCATCATCGACCGGCTCGGGCGCCGGGTGGTGCTGCTCTGCGGCATCGGGACGATGACCGTCATGCTCGCCGTGCTGACGGCGGTCTTCGGCGCGGGCGAACTGCAGGGGGCGACGACCTGGGTGGGGTTCGCCGCCATCCTCCTGTTCACCGCCGCCTTCAACTTCGGCTTCGGATCGCTGATCTGGGTCTATGCGAGCGAGGCATTCCCCGCCCAACTGCGCTCGACCGGAGCCTCGGTGATGCTCACCGCGGACCTGGTCGCCAACCTTCTGATCGCCCAGTTCTTCCCCTCCGTGATGGCCTGGGCGGGCGCGGCCCGGACCTTCGCGGGCCTCGGCGTCCTTGCCCTTGCCGCCCTGGTCTTCGCCTCCGTCACCGCACCTGAGACCAAGGGGCGCCAATTGGAGGAGATCCAGGACTTCTGGCGCAACGGGGGGCGCTGGCCCGCGTCCGCTGCTGTGCCCACCTCCGCAAGCTCTGGTGCGCACGGCGATTCAGCGGTGCCTCCGACCACTACCTCGTAG
- a CDS encoding SIS domain-containing protein, with the protein MSETSYMEQELGSQPETWRAAARIGAAAGPLPKAGDRVAVVGCGTSWFMAQSYAALREAAGQGVTDPFAASEAFLGSDRGYDAVVAITRSGTTTEVLRVLDAVKGRIPTVTILGDPETPAVALSDETVALPFADEKSVVQTRFATTALTLLRAHLGEDVSRAVADAEEALTAPMDKEWVDAEQFSFLGSGWTFGLANEAALKMREASQSWTESYPSMEYRHGPIAIAAPGRVTWLFGQAPDGLEAEVVRTGACFVHHARDPLADLVLVQRVALERARARGLDPDNPRNLTRSVLLKAPTAS; encoded by the coding sequence ATGAGCGAGACCTCGTACATGGAGCAGGAGCTGGGCAGCCAGCCGGAGACCTGGCGGGCGGCCGCACGGATCGGGGCAGCGGCAGGACCCTTGCCGAAAGCCGGAGATCGGGTGGCCGTCGTCGGCTGCGGCACCTCATGGTTCATGGCCCAGTCGTATGCGGCGCTCCGCGAGGCGGCCGGACAGGGGGTGACGGATCCGTTCGCCGCCTCCGAGGCGTTCCTCGGCAGTGACCGCGGCTATGACGCGGTGGTGGCGATCACTCGGTCCGGCACCACGACCGAAGTACTGCGGGTCCTCGACGCCGTCAAGGGACGCATCCCGACGGTGACGATCCTCGGTGACCCCGAGACGCCGGCGGTGGCGCTCTCCGATGAGACGGTCGCGCTGCCGTTCGCCGACGAGAAGTCGGTGGTGCAGACGCGCTTCGCGACGACGGCGCTGACGCTGCTGCGCGCGCACCTGGGCGAGGACGTGTCCCGGGCGGTGGCCGACGCAGAGGAGGCGCTGACCGCGCCGATGGACAAGGAGTGGGTGGACGCCGAGCAGTTCTCCTTCCTCGGCTCGGGGTGGACGTTCGGGCTGGCCAATGAGGCGGCGCTCAAGATGCGGGAGGCATCGCAGAGTTGGACGGAGTCCTACCCCTCGATGGAGTACCGCCACGGTCCGATCGCGATAGCCGCACCAGGCCGGGTGACCTGGCTGTTCGGTCAGGCACCGGACGGGCTGGAGGCCGAGGTGGTGCGGACCGGTGCGTGCTTTGTGCACCATGCGCGCGATCCGCTGGCGGATCTGGTGCTGGTGCAGCGAGTGGCTCTGGAACGGGCCCGCGCCCGCGGTCTGGACCCGGACAACCCGCGCAACCTGACCCGTTCGGTGCTGCTCAAGGCGCCGACCGCCTCGTAG
- a CDS encoding class II fructose-bisphosphate aldolase encodes MPLVPTASIVNAAREAQAGAAAFNVIHLETAEALVTAAERTGIPLILQISENCIRYHGSLLPLTRATLALAEGSTARIAVHLDHITDPDLVHQGITAGVGSVMVDASALPYEENVATTAELTAWCHDRGAYVEAELGEVGGKDGVHAPGARTDPDEALAFVHATGVDALAVAVGSSHAMHERTAVLDKDLIATLHATLPVPLVLHGSSGVPDDELRRAIAAGMTKINISTHLVSVFTHSIRRTLGDDPSLVDSRKYIKPAREAVAEEAARLLEVLGTPAAVPDQYAAQAPARG; translated from the coding sequence ATGCCACTCGTTCCGACCGCATCGATCGTCAACGCCGCGCGCGAGGCGCAGGCCGGCGCCGCGGCCTTCAATGTCATCCATCTGGAAACCGCCGAGGCGCTCGTCACCGCCGCCGAGCGCACCGGCATCCCCCTGATCCTTCAGATCAGCGAGAACTGCATCCGCTACCACGGCAGCCTGCTGCCCCTTACCCGCGCCACGCTCGCGCTCGCCGAGGGCTCCACAGCCCGGATCGCGGTCCATCTCGACCACATCACCGATCCGGACCTCGTCCATCAGGGCATCACCGCCGGGGTGGGCTCCGTCATGGTGGATGCCTCCGCCCTTCCGTACGAGGAGAACGTCGCCACCACCGCCGAGCTCACCGCCTGGTGCCATGACCGCGGTGCCTACGTCGAAGCCGAACTCGGCGAGGTCGGCGGCAAGGACGGGGTCCATGCACCCGGGGCGCGCACGGACCCGGACGAGGCCCTGGCCTTTGTCCACGCGACCGGCGTGGATGCCCTGGCCGTGGCCGTCGGCTCCTCACATGCGATGCATGAGCGTACGGCCGTACTGGACAAGGACCTCATCGCGACGCTGCACGCCACTCTGCCGGTACCGCTGGTCCTGCACGGCTCTTCCGGTGTGCCGGACGATGAGCTGCGCCGCGCCATCGCCGCCGGAATGACGAAGATCAATATCTCCACGCATCTCGTCTCCGTCTTCACCCACTCGATACGGCGGACGCTGGGCGACGATCCCTCGCTCGTCGACTCCCGTAAGTACATCAAGCCGGCCCGGGAGGCGGTGGCCGAGGAAGCGGCAAGGCTGCTGGAAGTGCTGGGTACTCCGGCGGCGGTTCCCGACCAGTACGCGGCCCAGGCACCTGCTCGGGGGTGA